The following proteins are co-located in the Solanum pennellii chromosome 8, SPENNV200 genome:
- the LOC114078372 gene encoding subtilisin-like protease SBT1.7, with protein sequence MGFLKIFLVFIFSSFPWPTIQNDLETYIVHVESPESVISTQSSVTDLDNYYLSFLPKSTTISSSENEEAASMLYSYHNVMKGFAARLTAAQVKEMENKHGFVSAQKQRIFTLHTTHTPNFLGLQQNMGLWKDSNYGKGVIIGVIDTGIYPDHPSFSDFGMPPPPAKWKGVCESNFKTKCNNKLIGARSYQIANGSLIDDNGHGTHTAGTAAGAFAKGANVFGNANGTAVGVAPLAHLAIYKVCNSDGECPDCDILAAIDSAIDDGVDILSISLGGSPSPFYDDCIALGAYSATERGILVSSSAGNEGPSVASVEKAAPWILTVGASTLDRKIKATVNLGNRKKYEGESTYRPKISSSTFSTLYDAAKNASETPYCRPGSLTDPAVRGKIVLCLQDDIVSNIEKGQAVKDAGGVGMIIINQPSYGATKSADAHVLPAMDVSAADGTKILSYMHSTSNPIARITFHGTVIGDKYAPIVAAFSSRGPSEASPGILKPDIIGPGVNIIAAWPTSMDGNKNTKSTFNIISGTSMSCPHLSGVAALLKSTHPDWSPAAIKSAIMTTADTLNLANSPILDERLLFADIYAIGAGHVNPSRANDPGLVYDTPFEDYVAYLCGLNYTNPQVSKLLQRKVNCWEVESIPEAQLNYPSFSISGLGSTPQTYTRTVTNVGDAKSSYKVEIASPKGVVVEVEPSELNFSELNQKLTYQVTFSKTISSSKPEVVEGFLKWNSNKYSVRSPIAVVLVLTT encoded by the coding sequence ATGGgattcttgaaaatatttcttGTTTTCATCTTTTCTTCTTTCCCATGGCCTACTATTCAGAATGATCTCGAGACTTATATAGTCCATGTTGAATCCCCTGAAAGCGTAATTTCTACACAATCATCGGTAACGGATTTAGATAActattatctttcttttttgcCTAAATCTACAACAATCAGCTCAAGTGAAAATGAAGAGGCTGCTAGCATGCTCTATTCCTATCACAATGTGATGAAAGGGTTTGCAGCAAGATTAACGGCAGCACAAGTGAAGGAAATGGAGAATAAACACGGCTTTGTCTCTGCTCAGAAACAGAGGATTTTCACCTTGCATACTACTCATACTCCGAACTTTCTCGGTTTGCAACAGAACATGGGCTTGTGGAAGGATTCCAACTATGGGAAAGGCGTGATCATTGGAGTTATAGACACTGGAATTTATCCTGACCATCCTTCATTTAGCGACTTTGGGATGCCTCCTCCGCCTGCTAAGTGGAAAGGAGTTTGTGAGTCTAATTTCAAAACCAAGTGTAACAACAAGCTCATTGGAGCGAGGTCTTACCAAATTGCTAACGGTTCCTTGATAGATGATAATGGACATGGTACACACACAGCAGGCACAGCTGCAGGAGCCTTTGCAAAAGGTGCTAATGTATTTGGGAATGCTAATGGCACTGCTGTTGGTGTTGCCCCTCTTGCCCACCTAGCCATATATAAGGTTTGCAATTCTGATGGCGAGTGTCCTGACTGTGATATTTTAGCTGCCATAGATTCAGCTATAGATGATGGAGTAGATATTCTTTCAATATCCTTGGGTGGATCTCCAAGCCCTTTCTATGATGACTGTATCGCTCTTGGGGCATACAGTGCAACAGAAAGAGGCATTCTTGTAAGTTCTTCTGCAGGCAATGAAGGTCCTTCTGTTGCCTCAGTGGAAAAAGCAGCCCCGTGGATTCTTACAGTAGGTGCCAGCACACTTGATAGAAAGATAAAAGCTACTGTTAATCTcggaaatagaaagaaatatgaAGGAGAATCAACTTATCGTCCAAAGATTTCCAGCTCAACATTCTCCACTCTATATGATGCTGCAAAAAATGCAAGTGAAACTCCTTATTGCAGACCAGGATCACTCACTGACCCTGCTGTAAGAGGAAAGATAGTATTATGTCTACAAGATGATATTGTTTCCAATATTGAAAAAGGACAAGCTGTGAAGGATGCTGGAGGTGTTGGCATGATTATCATCAACCAGCCAAGTTACGGTGCCACTAAATCAGCTGATGCTCATGTTCTTCCAGCAATGGATGTTTCAGCTGCAGATGGAACAAAAATCCTTTCCTATATGCACTCAACATCAAACCCTATTGCTAGAATCACATTCCATGGAACAGTAATTGGAGATAAATATGCTCCCATAGTAGCTGCATTTTCTTCTCGCGGACCAAGTGAAGCTAGTCCTGGAATCTTGAAACCAGACATAATCGGTCCTGGTGTTAATATCATTGCTGCTTGGCCTACCTCTATGGATGGCAACAAAAACACCAAATCCACATTCAATATTATATCAGGCACCTCAATGTCTTGCCCTCACCTTAGTGGCGTAGCAGCTCTGCTGAAAAGCACACATCCTGATTGGTCTCCTGCTGCTATTAAGTCTGCAATCATGACAACCGCTGACACGTTAAACCTTGCCAATAGTCCAATACTAGACGAAAGACTCCTTTTTGCTGACATCTATGCAATTGGTGCAGGACATGTTAATCCATCTAGGGCAAATGATCCAGGACTAGTTTATGATACTCCATTTGAGGACTATGTAGCTTATTTGTGTGGTTTGAACTACACAAATCCGCAGGTAAGTAAACTCTTACAACGCAAAGTGAATTGCTGGGAGGTTGAAAGTATCCCTGAAGCACAATTAAACTATCCTTCATTTTCCATATCCGGACTTGGATCAACTCCTCAGACATATACCAGAACAGTGACCAACGTTGGTGACGCCAAATCATCTTACAAAGTGGAGATAGCTTCACCAAAAGGTGTTGTCGTGGAAGTTGAACCCTCCGAGCTGAATTTCTCCGAGTTGAACCAGAAGTTAACATACCAGGTAACATTTTCCAAGACAATCAGCAGCTCAAAGCCTGAGGTTGTTGAGGGATTCTTGAAGTGGAATTCTAATAAGTACTCTGTGAGAAGTCCAATTGCAGTTGTATTAGTATTGACTACATAA
- the LOC107027338 gene encoding subtilisin-like protease SBT1.7, with protein MMAQYSSILTIIGLICVLFSFTTHAAEQNNSQIYIVHCEFPSGERTAEYQDLESWYLSFLPATTSVSSREAPRLIYSYRNVLTGFAAKLSQEDIKEMEKKEGFVSARPQQFVSLHTTHSVNFLGLQQNMGFWKDSNYGKGVIIGVLDTGILPDHPSFSDVGMPTPPAKWKGVCESNFTNKCNKKLIGARSYQLGNGSPIDGNGHGTHTASTAAGAFVKGANVYGNANGTAVGVAPLAHIAIYKVCGSDGKCSDSDILAAMDSAIDDGVDIISMSLGGGPVPFHSDNIALGAYSATQRGILVSASAGNSGPSLITAGNTAPWILTVGASTTDRKIKVTVTLGNTEEFEGEASYRPQISDSKFFTLYDASKGKGDPSKTPYCKPGSLTDPAIKGKIVICYPGVVSKVVKGQAVKDAGGVGMIAINLPEDGVTKSADAHVLPALEVSAADGIRILTYTNSISNPTAKITFQGTIIGDENAPIVASFSSRGPNKPSPGILKPDIIGPGVNILAAWPTSVDDNKKTKSTFNIISGTSMSCPHLSGVAALLKSTHPDWSPAAIKSAIMTTAYTLNLASKPILDERLLPADIFAIGAGHVNPSSANDPGLVYDTPSEDYLPYLCGLRYTNAQVSKLLQRKVNCLEVKSIPEAELNYPSFSIFGLGSTPQTYTRTVTNVGDVASSYKVEIASPTGVAVEVVPTELNFSKLNQKLTYQVTFSKTTSSSEVVVVEGFLKWTSTRHSVRSPIAVVLV; from the coding sequence ATGATGGCTCAATACAGTTCAATTCTTACTATAATTGGGCTGATTTGTGTGCTCTTTTCATTTACTACTCATGCAGCTGAACAGAACAATTCACAAATCTATATTGTTCATTGTGAGTTCCCTTCTGGGGAAAGGACTGCAGAATACCAAGATTTAGAAAGCTGGTATCTTTCTTTCTTGCCTGCAACAACCTCCGTTAGTTCTCGTGAGGCACCACGTTTAATATATTCCTATCGAAATGTCTTAACAGGCTTTGCAGCTAAGTTATCACAAGAAGATATAAAGGAAATGGAAAAAAAGGAAGGATTTGTTTCTGCACGCCCCCAGCAGTTTGTTAGTTTACACACCACACATAGTGTCAATTTCTTGGGGTTGCAACAGAACATGGGGTTCTGGAAAGACTCTAATTATGGGAAAGGTGTGATCATCGGAGTTCTAGACACTGGAATTCTTCCTGACCATCCTTCATTTAGTGACGTTGGGATGCCTACCCCACCTGCTAAGTGGAAAGGAGTTTGTGAGTCAAATTTTACGAACAAGTGTAACAAAAAGCTCATTGGAGCGAGGTCTTACCAACTTGGCAATGGTTCCCCGATAGATGGTAATGGACACGGTACACACACAGCAAGCACAGCTGCAGGAGCCTTTGTGAAAGGTGCTAATGTATATGGCAATGCTAATGGAACTGCAGTTGGCGTTGCTCCTCTTGCCCATATAGCCATATATAAGGTATGTGGTTCCGATGGCAAGTGTTCTGACAGTGATATTTTAGCTGCCATGGATTCAGCTATAGATGATGGAGTAGATATTATTTCAATGTCCCTTGGTGGAGGTCCAGTCCCTTTCCATAGTGACAATATTGCTCTCGGGGCGTACAGTGCAACACAAAGAGGCATTCTTGTAAGTGCCTCTGCTGGAAATAGTGGTCCATCCCTTATCACAGCAGGAAACACCGCCCCTTGGATTCTTACGGTAGGCGCCAGCACTACTGATAGAAAGATAAAAGTTACTGTTACACTTGGAAATACAGAGGAATTTGAAGGGGAAGCTTCTTATCGTCCACAGATTTCCGACTCAAAATTCTTCACTCTGTATGATGCTTCAAAAGGTAAAGGTGATCCATCTAAAACCCCTTACTGCAAACCAGGGTCACTCACTGACCCTGCAATAAAAGGAAAGATAGTCATATGTTATCCAGGTGTCGTTTCTAAGGTTGTAAAAGGACAAGCTGTGAAGGATGCTGGAGGTGTTGGCATGATTGCCATCAACCTGCCAGAAGATGGTGTCACAAAATCAGCGGATGCTCATGTTCTTCCAGCTTTGGAGGTTTCGGCTGCAGATGGAATCAGAATTCTTACTTATACAAACTCAATATCAAATCCTACAGCTAAAATCACATTCCAAGGAACAATAATTGGAGATGAAAACGCTCCCATAGTTGCTTCATTTTCTTCTCGCGGACCAAATAAACCTAGTCCTGGCATCTTGAAACCTGACATAATCGGTCCTGGTGTTAATATCCTTGCTGCTTGGCCTACCTCCGTGGATGACAACAAAAAAACCAAATCCACATTCAATATTATATCAGGCACCTCGATGTCTTGCCCTCACCTTAGTGGCGTAGCAGCTCTTCTGAAGAGCACACATCCTGATTGGTCTCCTGCTGCTATTAAGTCTGCAATCATGACAACTGCTTACACTTTAAACCTTGCCAGTAAACCGATACTAGATGAAAGGTTACTTCCTGCAGACATCTTTGCGATTGGTGCAGGACACGTTAATCCATCAAGTGCAAATGATCCAGGACTAGTTTATGATACCCCCTCCGAGGACTATTTACCTTATTTATGTGGTTTGAGGTACACAAATGCACAGGTAAGTAAACTGTTACAACGCAAGGTAAATTGCTTGGAAGTAAAGAGTATCCCTGAAGCAGAATTAAACTATCCTTCGTTTTCCATATTTGGACTTGGATCAACTCCTCAGACATATACAAGAACTGTGACCAACGTTGGTGATGTTGCATCATCTTACAAAGTGGAGATAGCTTCACCTACAGGAGTTGCCGTAGAAGTTGTACCCACAGAGCTAAATTTCTCCAAGTTGAACCAGAAGTTAACATACCAAGTGACATTTTCCAAGACAACCAGCAGTTCAGAAGTTGTGGTTGTTGAGGGATTCTTGAAGTGGACTTCTACTAGGCACTCTGTGAGAAGTCCAATTGCAGTTGTATTGGTCTAG
- the LOC107027025 gene encoding subtilisin-like protease SBT1.7, translating to MAQFSSIVTIIGLICVFFLCTSNATEHPIYRRPKEDQEQRNSEVYIVHCEFPEGERGTRYQDLDSWYLSFLPATTSDSSREAPRLIYSYRNVLTGFAVKLSPDDLKEMEKMEGFISARPERLLDLYTTHSVDFLGLHQNTGLWNDSNYGKGVIIGVIDTGIFPDHPSFNDDEMPPPPAKWKGKCEFNVTKCNNKLIGARYFQSSGNETSWDEMGHGTHTASTAAGRFVPGANIFGNANGTAVGVAPLAHIAMYKVCSGLTCSESHVLAAMDMAIDDGVDVLSLSLGTLTNNFYEDNVALGAFSAMQKGIFVSCAAGNSGPSSFSTFNEAPWILTVGASTIDRKIKATAVLGNNQEFEGESAFQPSDFPPTLLPLIYPGSNVSNFNAKYCTPDSLNNTNVMGKIVLCEVGITTRANKGIAVEAAGGAGMILMNPEDMANTTSAEVHVLPVTHVSYAAGVKIKEYMNSTLIPTATIVFKGTIIGDDRAPVVAGFSSRGPNFASPGILKPDIIGPGVNILAAWHISLENKTNTNSRFNMISGTSMSCPHLSGVAALLKSVHPDWSPAAIKSAIMTTADDLNLRSNLIEDETYLPADVFATGAGHVNPSKANDPGLIYDIEPSDYLSYLCGLNYTDRQVGIFLQRKANCSEITSILEGQLNYPSFSILVRVNSTAQVYSRTVTNVGQAYSTYRVEIGSPPGINVKIEPTTLVFSEVKQKLSYQVTFTPLATSPNTTFSQGSFRWISEKHIVRSQIAVRFL from the coding sequence atgGCTCAATTTAGTTCAATTGTCACTATAATTGGGCTtatttgtgttttctttttatGCACCAGTAATGCAACTGAACATCCTATTTATCGAAGGCCTAAAGAAGATCAAGAACAGAGAAATTCAGAAGTTTATATTGTTCATTGTGAGTTTCCAGAGGGCGAAAGGGGTACCAGATATCAAGATTTAGATAGCTGGTATCTTTCTTTCTTGCCTGCAACAACCTCAGATAGTTCTCGTGAGGCGCCACGTTTGATATATTCCTATCGAAATGTTCTAACAGGTTTTGCAGTTAAGTTGTCCCCGGATGACTTAAAGGAAATGGAGAAAATGGAAGGATTTATCTCAGCACGCCCCGAGAGGTTACTTGATTTATACACCACACATAGTGTTGATTTCTTGGGGTTGCACCAGAATACGGGGCTCTGGAATGACTCGAATTATGGGAAAGGTGTGATTATTGGAGTTATTGACACGGGGATTTTCCCGGATCACCCTTCGTTTAATGATGATGAGATGCCACCTCCCCCTGCTAAATGGAAGGGTAAGTGTGAATTTAATGTCACAAAGTGTAACAACAAGCTCATTGGTGCGAGGTACTTCCAGTCCTCGGGGAATGAAACATCATGGGACGAGATGGGGCATGGTACACATACTGCTAGCACGGCTGCTGGACGTTTTGTGCCAGGTGCTAACATTTTTGGTAATGCCAATGGCACAGCCGTGGGCGTTGCACCTCTTGCTCATATTGCCATGTACAAGGTGTGTTCTGGTCTCACTTGCTCTGAGAGCCATGTTTTGGCTGCAATGGATATGGCTATTGATGATGGAGTCGACGTGCTTTCTCTTTCCCTTGGAACATTAACTAACAATTTCTATGAAGACAACGTTGCACTCGGAGCATTTAGTGCTATGCAAAAGGGAATCTTTGTCAGCTGTGCTGCTGGAAATTCAGGGCCGTCCAGTTTTTCAACGTTTAATGAAGCACCCTGGATTTTAACTGTTGGTGCAAGCACGATCGATAGGAAAATCAAGGCCACTGCTGTGCTTGGAAACAATCAAGAATTTGAGGGAGAATCAGCCTTTCAACCTAGTGACTTTCCTCCAACACTGTTGCCTCTTATCTATCCTGGAAGCAATGTTAGTAACTTTAATGCTAAATATTGTACCCCTGATTCGTTGAATAACACAAATGTCATGGGAAAGATTGTGTTGTGTGAGGTTGGTATAACGACACGAGCTAATAAAGGAATAGCAGTTGAGGCAGCTGGTGGTGCTGGCATGATTCTTATGAATCCAGAAGACATGGCTAACACAACATCGGCCGAGGTACATGTCCTTCCGGTCACACACGTTAGCTATGCAGCTGGTGTAAAAATCAAAGAGTATATGAACTCAACATTGATCCCTACTGCAACAATAGTATTCAAGGGAACTATAATCGGTGATGATCGTGCTCCAGTGGTTGCTGGATTTTCTTCCAGGGgtccaaattttgcaagtcctGGAATTCTAAAGCCGGACATTATTGGTCCTGGTGTTAATATCCTAGCAGCTTGGCatatttccttggaaaacaaaacaaataccAACTCGAGATTCAACATGATCTCAGGCACGTCAATGTCATGTCCTCACCTCAGTGGCGTTGCAGCATTACTAAAAAGTGTTCACCCCGATTGGTCTCCAGCTGCAATTAAGTCAGCAATTATGACAACAGCCGATGATTTAAACCTCAGATCCAACTTAATCGAGGATGAGACGTACCTTCCAGCTGATGTCTTTGCCACGGGTGCAGGCCACGTTAATCCATCAAAAGCAAATGATCCCGGCCTGATATATGACATAGAACCATCCGATTACTTATCTTATCTATGTGGTTTAAATTACACAGACAGACAAGTCGGGATCTTTCTGCAACGCAAAGCTAACTGTTCAGAGATTACTAGCATCTTAGAAGGTCAACTAAATTATCCATCATTTTCGATCCTTGTCAGAGTCAACTCAACAGCTCAAGTATATTCAAGAACTGTGACAAACGTAGGACAAGCCTACTCAACATACAGAGTTGAAATTGGTTCACCGCCGGGCATTAATGTGAAAATTGAACCAACTACACTTGTTTTTTCAGAGGTGAAACAAAAACTGAGCTATCAAGTGACATTTACACCTTTGGCTACTTCACCAAACACCACTTTTAGTCAGGGATCTTTCAGATGGATTTCTGAAAAACACATTGTTAGAAGCCAAATCGCTGTTCGATTTTTATGA
- the LOC107027023 gene encoding subtilisin-like protease SBT1.7 yields MVAQYRSILSIIGLICVLFPFTTNATEQNNSQIYIVHCEFPDGKRSTNNQDLESYYLSFLPATTSDSSREAPRLIYSYRNVITGFAAKLSLEDLKEMEKMEGFVSARPEGLLDLHTTHSVNFMGLNQNMGFWNDSNYGKGVIIGVIDTGIFPDHPSFSDDGMPPPPAKWKGICQFNTTKCNNKLIGARYFSYTGNDPWDENGHGTHTSSTAAGRFVPGANILGNANGTAMGVAPLAHVAIYKTCSAIGCFGSDILAAMDMAIEDGVDVLSISLGSRSRQFYEDVIALGAFSAIERGIFVSCSAGNSGPYTFSVSNDAPWILTVGASTIDRKIKATAVLGNNQEFDGESAFQPSDFPSTLLPLIYPGSNDSDILAQYCYPSSLNNTNVMGKIVLCEVGITRVVDKGIAVKAAGGAAMIIMNPKSWANTTLAVAHVLPATHVTYADGLKIQAYINSTTTPTATIAFKGTTIGDNRAPVVAGFSSRGPSYASPRILKPDIIGPGVNILAAWPVSLENNTNTNSTFNMISGTSMSCPHLSGVAALLKNVHPDWSPAAIKSAIMTTANVFNLGSNLIEDETYLPADVFATGAGHVNPSKANDPGLIYDIEPSDYIPYLCGLNYTNRQVTVIAQRKINCSEITSILEGQLNYPSFAIQVRSNSGAQVYSRTVTNVGKANSTYRVDIDSPRGIDVKVEPTTLVFSEVKQKLSYQVTFTPFSRPSTIYTQGSLRWISENHIVRSPIAVGFSDLF; encoded by the coding sequence ATGGTGGCTCAATACAGGTCAATTCTCTCTATAATTGGGCTGATTTGTGTGCTATTTCCATTTACCACTAATGCAACAGAACAGAACAATTCACAAATCTATATTGTTCATTGTGAGTTCCCTGATGGGAAAAGATCTACCAATAATCAAGATTTGGAAAGCTATTATCTTTCTTTCTTGCCTGCAACAACCTCAGATAGTTCTCGTGAAGCACCACGATTGATATATTCCTATCGAAATGTTATAACAGGTTTTGCAGCTAAGTTATCACTAGAAGATTTAAAGGAAATGGAGAAAATGGAAGGATTTGTCTCTGCACGCCCCGAGGGGCTACTTGATTTACACACCACACATAGTGTAAATTTCATGGGGTTGAACCAGAACATGGGGTTCTGGAATGACTCGAATTATGGGAAAGGTGTGATCATTGGAGTTATTGACACGGGAATTTTCCCGGACCACCCTTCGTTtagcgatgatgggatgccacctCCCCCTGCTAAATGGAAGGGTATATGTCAGTTTAATACCACTAAGTGTAACAACAAGCTCATTGGTGCGAGGTACTTCAGCTACACGGGGAATGATCCATGGGACGAAAATGGACATGGTACACATACTTCTAGCACAGCAGCTGGACGTTTCGTTCCAGGTGCTAACATTTTAGGCAATGCTAATGGCACAGCTATGGGTGTTGCACCTCTCGCTCATGTTGCCATTTACAAAACGTGCTCTGCTATTGGTTGTTTTGGGAGCGATATTTTGGCAGCAATGGATATGGCTATTGAAGATGGTGTCGATGTACTTTCAATTTCCCTTGGTAGTCGATCTAGACAATTCTATGAAGATGTCATTGCACTTGGTGCATTTAGTGCTATAGAAAGGGGAATCTTTGTCAGCTGTTCTGCTGGAAATTCAGGACCATACACTTTTTCAGTATCTAATGATGCGCCCTGGATTCTCACAGTTGGTGCAAGCACTATCGACAGGAAAATAAAGGCCACTGCTGTGCTTGGAAACAATCAAGAATTCGACGGAGAATCAGCCTTTCAACCTAGTGACTTTCCTTCAACACTGTTGCCTCTTATCTATCCTGGAAGCAATGATAGTGACATTCTTGCTCAGTATTGTTACCCTAGTTCGCTGAACAACACAAATGTCATGGGAAAGATTGTGTTGTGTGAGGTTGGTATAACAAGAGTAGTTGATAAAGGAATAGCAGTGAAGGCAGCTGGTGGTGCTGCCATGATTATTATGAATCCAAAATCCTGGGCTAACACAACATTAGCTGTAGCCCATGTCCTACCCGCGACACACGTTACCTATGCTGATGGTCTAAAAATCCAAGCATACATAAACTCAACAACAACCCCCACTGCAACAATTGCATTCAAGGGAACTACAATCGGAGATAATCGTGCTCCAGTGGTTGCTGGATTTTCTTCCAGGGGTCCAAGTTATGCAAGTCCTAGAATTCTGAAACCGGACATTATTGGTCCTGGTGTTAACATTTTAGCAGCTTGGCCTGTTTCCTTGGAGAACAACACAAATACCAACTCGACATTCAACATGATCTCAGGCACCTCCATGTCTTGTCCTCACCTCAGTGGAGTTGCAGCACTACTAAAAAATGTTCACCCTGATTGGTCGCCAGCTGCGATTAAGTCAGCAATTATGACAACAGCTAATGTCTTTAACCTCGGATCCAACTTAATCGAGGATGAAACGTACCTTCCAGCAGATGTCTTTGCGACAGGTGCAGGCCACGTTAATCCATCAAAAGCAAATGATCCTGGCCTGATATATGATATAGAGCCATCCGATTACATACCTTATTTATGTGGTTTGAATTATACAAACAGACAAGTTACTGTCATTGCGCAGCGCAAAATTAATTGTTCAGAGATTACGAGCATCTTAGAAGGTCAACTAAATTATCCATCATTTGCAATTCAAGTCAGAAGCAACTCAGGAGCTCAAGTTTATTCAAGAACTGTGACAAATGTAGGAAAAGCCAACTCAACATACCGAGTTGATATTGATTCACCGCGAGGCATTGATGTGAAAGTTGAACCAACTACACTTGTTTTTTCGGAAGTGAAACAAAAATTGAGCTATCAAGTGACATTTACACCTTTTTCTAGACCAAGTACCATATATACTCAGGGATCCCTCAGATGGATTTCTGAAAACCATATAGTTCGGAGCCCCATTGCTGTTGGGTTTTCCgatttattttga